One Phoenix dactylifera cultivar Barhee BC4 chromosome 8, palm_55x_up_171113_PBpolish2nd_filt_p, whole genome shotgun sequence genomic window carries:
- the LOC103713448 gene encoding GDSL esterase/lipase At1g29670-like, which translates to MAKTVTGHLITLFLLQASLCMSYGEAEVKGMFVFGSSLVDNGNNNFLRNSTARADYPPYGIDFPLGPSGRFSNGRNPIDVLGELLKLPSLIPPFADPRTRGPRIANGVNYASGGSGILDQTGSITGEVMSLSQQVRDFKTRTLPDFAAQLELSGHRGAYKHYLSKYLFVVGTGGNDYLLNYFIPGEKKRPALRQFTKALISTLSGQLKMLYDLGARKFLLFSIQTMGCVPVVRSNSRITNGSCVEAMNKAALLFNRHLKSLVHSTKTQMPGSKMVYINSYKIIRDIIIDPNQNGFSDTRKACCELSSRREGGNGILCRKGGRACGHRAAHVFFDGLHPTDAVNVRIAQKAYGSNLKAEAYPINVKQLARST; encoded by the exons ATGGCTAAGACAGTGACGGGCCATCTTATCACACTCTTCCTTCTTCAAGCCTCTCTCTGCATGAGTTATGGGGAGGCCGAGGTGAAGGGTATGTTTGTGTTTGGGAGCTCTTTGGTCGAcaatgggaataacaacttctTGAGGAATTCGACTGCGAGGGCCGACTACCCACCATATGGCATAGACTTCCCTCTGGGGCCCTCCGGCAGGTTTTCCAATGGGAGGAATCCGATAGACGTTCTCGGGGAGCTTCTGAAGCTTCCAAGCCTGATTCCCCCGTTCGCCGATCCGAGAACCAGAGGACCTAGGATTGCCAATGGCGTCAACTATGCCTCTGGTGGCTCAGGGATACTAGACCAGACCGGGTCTATCACC GGTGAGGTGATGAGCTTGAGCCAACAAGTAAGGGACTTCAAGACTAGGACGCTGCCAGACTTTGCAGCCCAGCTTGAACTCAGCGGCCACCGAGGGGCCTACAAACACTACCTCTCCAAGTACCTGTTCGTGGTGGGAACCGGTGGAAATGATTATTTACTGAATTACTTCATTCCCGGGGAAAAGAAGAGACCTGCCCTGCGTCAATTCACCAAAGCTCTCATCTCCACACTGTCCGGCCAGCTCAAG ATGCTTTATGATCTTGGAGCAAGAAAATTCTTGCTCTTCTCTATTCAAACCATGGGTTGTGTGCCGGTCGTGAGGTCAAATTCACGTATAACCAACGGAAGTTGCGTCGAGGCCATGAATAAAGCTGCTCTTCTCTTCAATCGCCACCTAAAGTCACTGGTCCATTCGACGAAAACCCAGATGCCGGGCTCCAAAATGGTCTATATTAATTCTTACAAGATTATAAGAGATATCATCATCGATCCTAATCAGAACG GATTCTCTGATACAAGAAAAGCCTGCTGCGAGTTGTCGTCAAGGAGGGAAGGAGGAAATGGGATACTATGCCGAAAAGGAGGGCGCGCATGCGGCCATCGGGCCGCCCACGTATTCTTTGATGGTCTCCATCCAACCGATGCCGTCAACGTGAGGATCGCACAGAAGGCTTATGGCTCGAATCTGAAGGCAGAAGCATATCCTATCAATGTGAAACAACTGGCTCGGTCTACGTGA
- the LOC103713449 gene encoding oleosin 16 kDa → MAKVRQAARFVTAGAMGVGLLVLSGLTLTGTVIGLVVATPLLVIFSPILVPAAAAAALVAAGLLLSGGFGVAAVSALVWIYNYVTGKHPPGADRLDAARAALARKARDYGHYVQTKTQEAAATGA, encoded by the coding sequence ATGGCGAAGGTCCGGCAGGCGGCGAGGTTTGTGACGGCGGGGGCGATGGGGGTGGGACTGCTGGTGCTGTCGGGGCTGACACTGACGGGGACGGTGATCGGGCTGGTGGTGGCGACACCGTTGTTGGTGATATTCAGCCCGATCCTggtgccggcggcggcggcggcggcgctggTGGCGGCGGGGCTGCTGCTGTCCGGGGGGTTCGGGGTGGCGGCGGTGTCTGCTCTGGTGTGGATCTACAACTACGTGACGGGGAAGCACCCGCCGGGCGCGGACCGGCTGGACGCCGCGCGGGCGGCGCTGGCGAGGAAGGCCAGGGATTACGGCCACTACGTGCAGACCAAGACCCAGGAGGCCGCCGCTACTGGCGCTTAA